In one window of Gorilla gorilla gorilla isolate KB3781 chromosome 2, NHGRI_mGorGor1-v2.1_pri, whole genome shotgun sequence DNA:
- the CYP8B1 gene encoding 7-alpha-hydroxycholest-4-en-3-one 12-alpha-hydroxylase — translation MVLWGPVLGALLVVIAGYLCLPGMLRQRRPWEPPLDKGTVPWLGHAVAFRKNMFEFLKRMRIKHGDVFTVQLGGQYFTFVMDPLSFGPILKDTQRKLDFGQYAKKLVLKVFGYRSVQGDHEMIHSASTKHLRGDGLKDLNETMLDSLSFVMLTSKGWSLDASCWHEDSLFRFCYYILFTAGYLSLFGYTKDKEQDLLQAGELFMEFRKFDLLFPRFVYSLLWPREWLEVGRLQRLFHKTLSVSHSQEKEGISNWLGNMLQFLREQGVPSAMQDKFNFMMLWASQGNTGPTSFWALLFLLKHPEAIRAVREEATQVLGEARLETKQSFAFKLGALQHTPVLDSVVEETLRLRAAPTLLRLVHEDYTLKMSSGQEYLFRHGDILALFPYLSVHMDPDIHPEPTVFKYDRFLNPNGSRKVDFFKAGKKIHHYTMPWGSGVSICPGRFFALSEVKLFILLMVTHFDLELVDPDTPLPQVDPQRWGFGTMQPSHDVHFRYRLHSTE, via the coding sequence ATGGTGCTCTGGGGTCCAGTGCTGGGAGCTCTGCTGGTGGTCATTGCTGGATACCTGTGCCTGCCAGGGATGCTCCGACAACGCAGGCCATGGGAGCCCCCTCTGGACAAGGGTACTGTGCCCTGGCTTGGCCATGCCGTGGCTTTCCGGAAGAATATGTTTGAATTTCTGAAGCGCATGAGGATCAAGCATGGGGATGTGTTCACAGTGCAGCTAGGGGGCCAGTACTTCACCTTCGTCATGGACCCCCTCTCCTTTGGCCCCATCCTCAAGGACACACAGAGAAAACTAGACTTTGGGCAATATGCAAAAAAACTGGTGCTGAAGGTATTTGGATACCGTTCAGTGCAAGGGGACCATGAGATGATACACTCAGCCAGCACCAAGCATCTGAGGGGGGATGGCTTGAAGGATCTTAATGAGACCATGCTGGACAGCCTGTCCTTTGTAATGCTGACGTCCAAAGGCTGGAGTCTGGATGCCAGTTGCTGGCATGAGGACAGCCTCTTTCGCTTCTGCTATTACATCTTGTTCACAGCTGGCTACCTGAGCTTGTTCGGCTACACGAAGGACAAGGAGCAGGACCTGCTACAGGCAGGAGAGTTATTCATGGAGTTCCGCAAGTTTGACCTTCTTTTCCCCAGGTTTGTCTACTCCCTGCTGTGGCCCCGGGAGTGGCTAGAAGTGGGCCGACTCCAGCGTCTCTTTCACAAGACACTCTCCGTGAGCCACAGCCAGGAGAAGGAGGGCATCAGCAACTGGCTGGGCAACATGCTTCAGTTTCTGAGGGAGCAGGGGGTACCCTCAGCTATGCAGGACAAGTTCAACTTCATGATGCTCTGGGCCTCCCAGGGGAACACGGGGCCTACCTCTTTCTGGGCCCTCTTGTTCCTCCTGAAGCACCCAGAAGCTATTCGGGCTGTGAGGGAGGAAGCTACCCAGGTCCTGGGTGAGGCCAGGCTGGAGACCAAGCAGTCCTTTGCCTTCAAACTCGGTGCCCTGCAACACACCCCAGTTCTAGACAGCGTGGTGGAGGAGACGCTGCGGCTGAGGGCTGCACCCACCCTCCTCAGGTTGGTTCATGAAGACTATACCCTGAAGATGTCCAGTGGGCAGGAGTATCTGTTCCGCCATGGAGACATCCTGGCCCTCTTTCCCTACCTCTCAGTGCACATGGACCCTGACATCCACCCTGAGCCCACCGTCTTCAAGTACGATCGCTTCCTCAACCCTAATGGCAGCCGGAAAGTGGACTTCTTCAAGGCAGGCAAGAAGATCCACCACTACACCATGCCCTGGGGTTCGGGCGTTTCCATCTGCCCTGGGAGGTTCTTTGCACTCAGTGAGGTGAAGCTCTTTATCCTGCTTATGGTCACACACTTTGACTTAGAGTTGGTGGACCCTGACACACCACTACCCCAAGTTGACCCACAGCGCTGGGGTTTTGGCACCATGCAGCCCAGCCACGATGTGCACTTCCGCTACCGCCTGCATTCTACAGAGTGA